In a genomic window of Deltaproteobacteria bacterium:
- a CDS encoding fibronectin type III domain-containing protein — protein MLHSKLLAVATLLVTLLIAGCETGVAPSNPFDPEAPSATRESASITGTIYLEGRTAHGGIQVRLDGYSGNSATTTTDGSFTLANLNSGVDYMVVAEYTQEPNLEFESARIAVPSLNPGEAHSLEPATLIRAPFPPIVLDAVKSGDDAITVFWSKSEEEDVASYQVHFREGNSSFYTPHPTSCPDENSEVEGILSCEISGLLPYEQYSFKVTAIDDTGLESAYSVEDVFQFLYPDPASVMYLAEQDNQPLGLLTSADSSQAYTLTRSFAVESEKAILWQIDIENEIETGCVQFTSYAPGNGDTSSAPSNTLIDIPSESVILQQTYGAPQLMNDAEGASIVWVPYVVTYLDQPGTQFSGIASLDLSSGLPAKTAEDTCQNGAWKHTIVSYQSTIGNEALKFTLAGSENIITQTCFNVECGMYRYDIVDQRLENPEFLWEVPFELSQLAFSNETLIAISNRTNQLFLGEMSTLEASTSTTVGGPESISVIADTGYAAITGVGSNEIAIIDIDKGLDVFRLPLQVDSPTLAAVRILNEDNNTTAALYVTHQEAQALTMYAFNQPTAETPSPGHRYLTPLRCTGSCRIAVGDDPKGLTVSPDGSRVLILNIDISNRLLQLSQTSPNQ, from the coding sequence GTGCTTCATTCTAAATTGCTAGCCGTTGCCACTCTTTTAGTAACACTCTTGATAGCAGGGTGTGAAACCGGAGTGGCTCCGTCGAATCCATTTGATCCGGAGGCGCCAAGCGCAACTCGCGAATCTGCTTCCATAACAGGCACCATTTATCTTGAAGGCCGAACAGCGCACGGCGGCATTCAAGTTCGCCTCGACGGCTATTCGGGTAATTCGGCAACCACGACGACAGACGGCTCGTTCACCTTAGCCAATCTTAACTCGGGCGTTGATTACATGGTGGTCGCCGAATACACCCAAGAACCGAATTTAGAATTTGAAAGCGCTCGCATCGCAGTGCCGAGTCTTAATCCTGGAGAGGCTCACAGCCTAGAACCCGCCACACTGATTCGAGCGCCATTTCCCCCTATCGTCTTGGATGCCGTGAAATCTGGCGACGATGCTATCACTGTCTTTTGGAGCAAGAGTGAAGAAGAAGACGTGGCCTCCTATCAGGTCCATTTCCGTGAAGGTAATAGCAGCTTCTACACGCCTCACCCAACAAGTTGCCCCGACGAAAACTCAGAAGTCGAAGGTATCTTAAGTTGCGAAATCTCAGGACTCTTACCCTACGAGCAATACAGCTTCAAAGTAACCGCTATCGACGATACCGGCCTTGAAAGCGCTTATTCCGTGGAAGACGTTTTCCAATTTCTGTATCCCGATCCAGCAAGCGTCATGTACCTGGCAGAGCAAGATAACCAGCCCTTAGGGCTGCTCACTTCAGCCGATAGCAGCCAGGCATACACTCTTACTCGGTCCTTCGCTGTTGAATCTGAAAAAGCTATACTCTGGCAAATAGACATTGAAAACGAAATCGAAACCGGTTGTGTACAGTTCACCTCCTACGCTCCAGGGAATGGGGATACGAGTTCGGCGCCATCCAATACTCTTATCGATATCCCCAGCGAAAGTGTCATTCTTCAACAAACCTACGGCGCCCCGCAGTTAATGAATGACGCAGAAGGTGCTAGCATTGTTTGGGTCCCGTACGTCGTCACGTACTTGGATCAACCTGGGACACAATTTAGTGGTATCGCCAGCCTCGACCTCTCATCTGGGTTGCCAGCCAAAACTGCCGAGGACACCTGTCAGAACGGGGCATGGAAGCATACGATTGTATCCTATCAATCTACCATTGGTAACGAGGCGTTGAAGTTTACGTTAGCAGGTAGTGAAAACATCATCACTCAAACATGCTTTAACGTTGAGTGTGGCATGTATCGGTACGATATCGTCGACCAGCGCCTGGAAAATCCGGAATTCCTCTGGGAGGTACCCTTTGAATTAAGCCAGCTTGCCTTTTCTAACGAGACCCTCATCGCAATATCGAACCGAACCAATCAACTTTTCCTGGGAGAGATGAGTACCCTGGAGGCCTCTACGTCCACAACTGTTGGCGGTCCTGAATCGATTTCGGTCATCGCTGACACGGGATATGCGGCGATTACAGGCGTGGGATCCAATGAAATCGCAATCATAGATATTGATAAAGGCTTAGACGTATTTCGCTTACCGCTCCAGGTAGACAGTCCAACGCTTGCCGCTGTGCGGATACTTAATGAAGACAATAATACAACGGCTGCACTCTACGTTACACATCAAGAAGCCCAGGCTTTAACGATGTATGCATTTAATCAACCCACTGCCGAGACACCATCTCCTGGGCACCGCTACCTAACCCCTTTACGATGCACAGGAAGCTGCCGTATTGCGGTAGGCGATGACCCCAAAGGCCTAACCGTTAGCCCTGATGGCTCCAGAGTACTCATCCTAAATATCGACATATCCAATCGACTTCTTCAACTCTCTCAGACCTCGCCCAATCAATAG